Proteins found in one uncultured Campylobacter sp. genomic segment:
- a CDS encoding molybdopterin-dependent oxidoreductase: MTKTGKVICPYCGTGCQVELHVENNVIRSALGVQDNPVNQGNLCLKGFYGWDYVGAPDRLTKPLIRKKDGVFSKDGDLEEASWDEALDLVVAKMKEVKEKYGPDALVGNYSARCTLEDNYVAQKIMRAVIGTNNVDHCARIUHAPTVAGLAKTIGNGAATNSFTEIGPYSNCILMIGSNPENGHPIAAMHIQRALNRGAKLIVIDPVKTEFASRADVHLQLAPEHNIAVINSLLYVIFEENLVNWDFVNECTKGVEYVREAVKDYSPEAIASYTNLNPQDVRKAARMYATIRPAVITHGMGVTHFNHGVGAVCDISNLFLLTGNICELGSGDLPIRGQENVQGCCDMGVLPNIFPNLGSVTDPKQREWFEQVWHLEPGSLNGKIGIHKTEVPNAILDGRVHFFWTMGENPVMTDPNTNHFLKAISKVDMYVVQDIFLTETSRKADVVLPGVASSEKEGLYANAERRVQHNEHVITPPGDARQDWWIICEIARRLGATEGFNFNSPEEIWEEVRKCDPRRYGGMSYYRIKKHHGLHWPCPDENDMGGQSLYLDKKFFTPDGKGKFIPCLHVKSVADIEPAKAEFAKRVNLPPEYEVMAGSVDEPTDPEYPIQLLTTRKVYQYAGGVMTRRSKAIEEGGDSIGPIAEMNPALAQRYGIKQGDFIKAWSRYGYIVIKADVTDIIPDGVIQMTYHYWESCCNELTSNGWDFISKTPTFKAAIQIQRIEEEEFLRIRELKRIKFQTNKVIYDDYHHE, translated from the coding sequence ATGACGAAGACCGGAAAGGTCATATGTCCGTACTGCGGCACGGGCTGTCAGGTCGAGCTTCACGTCGAAAACAACGTGATAAGAAGCGCGCTAGGAGTGCAGGATAACCCCGTAAATCAGGGCAATCTGTGCTTAAAGGGCTTTTACGGCTGGGATTACGTGGGGGCTCCTGATAGACTAACAAAACCGCTAATTCGCAAAAAAGACGGAGTATTTAGCAAAGACGGAGACCTTGAAGAGGCTAGCTGGGACGAGGCGCTTGATCTAGTCGTCGCCAAGATGAAAGAAGTAAAGGAAAAATACGGCCCAGACGCGCTAGTAGGCAACTATTCGGCTCGCTGTACGTTAGAGGACAACTACGTCGCGCAAAAGATAATGCGCGCCGTAATCGGCACCAATAACGTCGATCACTGCGCTAGAATTTGACACGCTCCGACTGTGGCAGGTCTTGCCAAAACAATCGGTAACGGAGCGGCGACAAACAGCTTCACGGAGATCGGACCTTATAGTAATTGTATCTTGATGATCGGCTCAAACCCCGAAAACGGCCATCCAATCGCTGCTATGCACATACAGCGCGCGCTAAACCGAGGCGCTAAGCTAATCGTAATAGATCCCGTAAAAACGGAATTTGCCAGCCGAGCGGACGTACATTTGCAGCTAGCGCCCGAGCACAACATCGCGGTTATAAACTCGCTTCTTTATGTTATTTTCGAGGAAAATTTGGTTAATTGGGACTTCGTAAACGAATGCACCAAGGGCGTAGAATACGTACGCGAAGCGGTCAAGGACTATTCGCCCGAAGCCATCGCTAGCTACACCAACCTAAATCCGCAGGACGTGAGAAAAGCGGCTCGTATGTACGCGACTATCCGTCCGGCCGTCATCACGCACGGTATGGGCGTTACGCACTTTAACCACGGCGTGGGCGCGGTTTGCGATATTTCAAATTTATTCCTTCTAACCGGAAATATCTGCGAGCTAGGAAGCGGCGACCTACCGATACGCGGTCAAGAAAACGTCCAAGGCTGCTGCGATATGGGCGTGTTGCCGAATATTTTTCCAAATTTAGGCTCGGTAACCGATCCAAAACAGCGCGAGTGGTTCGAGCAGGTTTGGCATCTAGAGCCAGGCTCCTTAAACGGTAAAATCGGCATCCATAAAACCGAAGTGCCAAATGCCATCCTTGACGGCAGAGTACACTTTTTCTGGACGATGGGCGAAAACCCGGTTATGACTGACCCAAACACCAATCACTTCCTAAAGGCGATTTCAAAAGTAGATATGTACGTGGTTCAAGATATCTTTTTAACCGAAACGTCGCGTAAAGCAGACGTCGTTTTGCCCGGCGTGGCAAGTAGCGAAAAAGAAGGCCTCTACGCCAACGCAGAGCGCCGCGTGCAGCACAACGAGCACGTCATCACGCCTCCGGGAGACGCCAGACAAGACTGGTGGATCATCTGCGAGATCGCGCGAAGGCTCGGGGCGACCGAGGGATTTAACTTTAACTCGCCTGAAGAAATTTGGGAAGAAGTACGCAAGTGCGACCCTAGAAGATACGGCGGTATGAGCTACTACCGCATCAAAAAGCACCACGGTTTGCACTGGCCGTGCCCTGATGAAAACGACATGGGCGGACAGAGCCTATATCTAGATAAAAAATTCTTTACGCCCGACGGCAAAGGTAAATTTATCCCTTGCTTGCACGTAAAGAGCGTCGCGGATATCGAGCCTGCCAAAGCCGAGTTTGCTAAACGCGTAAATTTACCGCCTGAATACGAAGTGATGGCCGGCAGCGTGGATGAGCCGACCGATCCGGAGTACCCGATACAGTTGCTAACTACGCGTAAAGTCTATCAGTACGCCGGCGGCGTCATGACTAGACGCTCAAAAGCTATCGAAGAGGGCGGCGACAGCATCGGACCTATCGCTGAGATGAACCCTGCGCTAGCCCAGCGCTACGGCATCAAGCAAGGAGACTTCATCAAAGCGTGGAGCAGGTACGGCTATATCGTTATCAAAGCAGACGTTACCGACATCATCCCCGACGGCGTCATACAGATGACCTACCACTACTGGGAGAGCTGCTGCAATGAGCTAACGAGCAACGGCTGGGACTTCATCAGTAAGACCCCGACCTTTAAGGCTGCCATCCAGATCCAAAGGATCGAGGAGGAGGAGTTTTTGCGTATTCGCGAGCTAAAACGCATCAAATTCCAAACCAACAAGGTCATCTACGACGACTATCACCACGAGTGA
- a CDS encoding acyl-CoA thioesterase, with translation MEEMLEGMGEPRIKQVALPKDTNSAGNIFGGWILSQIDLAGAQAARELSPERVVTISMQEIIFKQPVFVGDVVSCYAKIIAAGNTSIKTKIEVTALRLNAAGFRERIHVTSAIATYVSVTKDGAKKPIDPQLKKAHGF, from the coding sequence ATGGAAGAAATGCTAGAGGGCATGGGCGAACCGCGCATAAAACAAGTCGCGCTGCCAAAGGACACAAACTCGGCTGGAAATATATTCGGCGGCTGGATACTAAGCCAGATCGACCTAGCCGGCGCGCAGGCCGCGCGGGAGCTGTCGCCCGAGCGCGTCGTGACGATCTCGATGCAAGAGATTATATTTAAGCAGCCCGTTTTCGTCGGCGACGTCGTGAGCTGCTACGCCAAAATCATCGCCGCGGGCAACACCTCGATCAAAACTAAGATCGAAGTCACGGCGCTGCGGCTAAACGCGGCGGGTTTTCGCGAGCGCATACACGTGACATCCGCGATTGCTACCTACGTGAGCGTGACTAAAGACGGCGCGAAAAAGCCGATCGATCCGCAGCTAAAAAAGGCGCACGGTTTCTGA
- the ciaB gene encoding invasion protein CiaB, whose translation MNDFKRLNELVAAGKDELNAMYRQLDNPSEIVLKMLKIAGFKGEKSEKVAVLRRIVDLKTEPLENELKKQGREDAAIQSIKDEAFELVREFYEAHFEKLLARVKEEKILDEFYSELLSGMHGAGLAMNAWQSTWDRQILQTTNKEFEAKFASMAEAIKFIDENGLYQKDGDEKGERSYGAVMKNGEKYAFAPYAAAFENEVKRVADALDKLIKNLKTLAASDEQKAYVRYFEKLKTAFCEQENDRAIPAWQDAERAWMEVKGPLQPGHPLEYYEDAYTHAVALEWDVRLSGASDFDEEKFKASVIRAYEQICRECGIEDALLARQVTQNVARTQTYISVPMIYYGAELNGLFSAQVVPNDETVSKERGKKIFAFVEHVYESAKARPFMKLSGEIFSREFLDYGREILFKKPQIWKKTYEISTIGHEFGHILFVGTDTEKAMNADGEFKFIEEYKATTGGLVNFFIGGEASYEMSVFHELIARAVGLIAWREVDEVRAYYCEGLIHLSLLFDSGALSFDGALIVKFDREHYAKFKEICLANYKNLALHYARRAPAGEFLARFCEKEGKSYLPKHAQARAFVEHYYARYKAIGNELDESGEWEKWQAGEK comes from the coding sequence GTGAACGATTTTAAAAGATTAAACGAGCTAGTAGCCGCAGGCAAAGACGAGCTAAACGCGATGTATCGGCAGCTAGATAACCCAAGCGAGATCGTGCTAAAGATGCTAAAAATCGCAGGGTTTAAGGGTGAAAAGAGCGAAAAAGTCGCGGTTTTACGCCGCATAGTCGATCTAAAAACGGAGCCGCTAGAAAACGAGCTAAAAAAACAGGGGCGCGAGGATGCCGCGATACAGAGCATAAAAGACGAAGCTTTTGAACTCGTGCGCGAATTTTACGAAGCGCACTTTGAAAAGCTTTTGGCGCGGGTAAAAGAGGAGAAAATTTTAGACGAGTTTTACTCGGAGCTACTTAGCGGCATGCACGGCGCGGGACTAGCGATGAATGCGTGGCAAAGCACGTGGGACAGGCAAATTTTGCAAACGACGAATAAAGAATTCGAAGCTAAATTTGCAAGCATGGCCGAGGCGATCAAATTTATCGACGAAAACGGCCTCTACCAAAAAGACGGCGACGAAAAGGGCGAGCGAAGCTACGGTGCGGTTATGAAAAACGGCGAAAAATACGCCTTCGCGCCGTATGCCGCAGCTTTTGAAAATGAAGTAAAACGCGTGGCGGACGCGCTGGACAAACTAATCAAAAACCTAAAAACGCTAGCCGCAAGCGACGAGCAAAAAGCTTACGTGAGGTACTTTGAAAAGCTAAAGACGGCGTTTTGCGAACAAGAAAACGACCGCGCGATCCCTGCGTGGCAGGACGCCGAGCGCGCGTGGATGGAGGTAAAGGGTCCGCTGCAGCCCGGCCATCCGCTAGAGTACTACGAGGACGCCTACACGCACGCCGTCGCGCTCGAGTGGGACGTGAGGCTCTCAGGCGCTAGCGACTTTGACGAGGAGAAATTTAAAGCTAGCGTCATCCGCGCCTACGAGCAAATTTGCCGCGAGTGCGGGATAGAAGACGCCCTGCTCGCGCGCCAAGTAACGCAAAACGTCGCTAGAACGCAAACCTACATCAGCGTGCCGATGATCTACTACGGCGCCGAGCTAAACGGGCTATTTTCGGCTCAGGTCGTGCCAAACGACGAGACCGTGAGCAAGGAGCGGGGCAAAAAGATATTCGCCTTCGTCGAGCACGTTTACGAGAGCGCCAAGGCAAGACCGTTTATGAAGCTTAGCGGCGAGATCTTTTCGCGCGAGTTTTTGGACTACGGGCGTGAAATTTTGTTTAAAAAGCCGCAAATTTGGAAGAAAACCTACGAAATCTCCACGATCGGTCACGAGTTTGGACATATACTTTTCGTCGGCACCGACACGGAAAAAGCGATGAACGCGGACGGAGAGTTTAAATTTATCGAGGAGTACAAGGCGACTACGGGCGGGCTGGTAAATTTCTTTATCGGCGGCGAGGCGAGCTACGAGATGAGTGTATTTCACGAGCTGATCGCCCGCGCGGTCGGGCTCATCGCGTGGCGCGAGGTCGATGAGGTGCGCGCGTACTACTGCGAGGGGCTCATACACCTGAGCTTGCTGTTTGACTCGGGCGCGCTTAGCTTTGACGGCGCATTGATCGTCAAATTTGACCGCGAGCATTACGCTAAATTTAAAGAAATTTGCCTCGCAAACTACAAAAATTTGGCGCTTCACTACGCAAGGCGCGCTCCTGCGGGCGAGTTTTTGGCGAGATTTTGCGAGAAAGAGGGCAAAAGCTACCTGCCTAAACACGCGCAGGCAAGGGCCTTTGTAGAGCATTACTACGCCCGCTACAAGGCTATCGGAAACGAGCTTGACGAGAGCGGCGAATGGGAGAAATGGCAAGCTGGAGAAAAGTAG
- a CDS encoding SLAC1 anion channel family protein, producing MKTQEEKTIKNENASWLQYFPIMFYTVVMGLCGLALAYERLNLLFDISGAVFEILRAAASLAYALICACYAAKLIRYPQACKAEFFHPVQVNFFAAFSIGTLLVATLWRDFASIYDTLFCVGVAFQTFITLHAMSFWIRSDVEPQHASPAWFLPIVGNLFVPLAAPATSEFAWYYFSVGIFFWPVILAILLYRLIFCALMPPKFIPTLFITVAPPAMAFLGYTKLTGGFDAAAKIMLYVTLFFVLFIIYMFKSFLGIKFSLSWWAFTFPTAAASVAFLRAFELSGIKFFLFAGAAGFAALCVLVGTACFYTVKAIFSGEIFTA from the coding sequence ATGAAAACTCAAGAAGAAAAAACGATAAAAAACGAAAACGCAAGTTGGCTGCAATACTTTCCGATTATGTTTTATACCGTAGTTATGGGGCTTTGCGGGCTAGCTCTTGCTTACGAGCGGCTAAATTTACTCTTTGATATCTCAGGCGCGGTTTTTGAGATTTTACGCGCCGCGGCGAGCCTAGCATACGCGCTCATCTGCGCTTGTTACGCGGCAAAGCTGATCAGATACCCGCAAGCTTGCAAGGCGGAGTTTTTCCATCCGGTGCAGGTAAATTTTTTCGCCGCGTTTTCGATCGGCACGCTGCTGGTAGCGACGCTTTGGAGGGATTTTGCGTCCATTTACGACACGCTTTTTTGCGTGGGCGTAGCATTTCAGACCTTCATCACGCTGCACGCTATGTCTTTTTGGATACGTAGCGACGTAGAGCCGCAGCACGCTAGCCCGGCGTGGTTTTTGCCTATCGTAGGCAACCTTTTCGTTCCGTTAGCCGCGCCTGCTACGAGCGAGTTTGCGTGGTATTATTTTTCGGTCGGGATATTTTTTTGGCCGGTAATTTTAGCTATTTTGCTCTATCGTCTCATTTTTTGCGCCTTGATGCCGCCTAAATTTATCCCGACGCTTTTTATCACGGTAGCTCCGCCCGCGATGGCGTTTTTAGGCTATACTAAGCTAACGGGCGGCTTTGACGCGGCGGCTAAAATCATGCTTTACGTTACGCTATTTTTCGTACTTTTTATCATTTATATGTTTAAAAGCTTTCTTGGGATTAAATTTTCGCTTTCTTGGTGGGCGTTTACCTTTCCTACGGCGGCGGCAAGCGTCGCGTTTTTACGGGCGTTCGAGCTTAGCGGGATCAAATTTTTCTTATTTGCGGGAGCGGCCGGCTTTGCGGCTTTGTGCGTTTTGGTGGGTACGGCTTGCTTTTATACGGTAAAAGCGATATTTAGCGGAGAGATTTTTACGGCGTAA
- a CDS encoding lactoferrin binding protein — protein MKKSLFLVALCVFAGHLAAEETPAACKEYEKVSYEFIDAMEKQAKAQGNKEFSAEATKKEFEADYASIKKLSKEEQEVACHKGTAEVKEITNMLKSSGLLK, from the coding sequence ATGAAAAAATCGTTATTTTTAGTCGCGCTTTGCGTATTTGCCGGTCATTTGGCGGCCGAGGAAACTCCTGCTGCTTGCAAAGAGTACGAAAAGGTTTCTTACGAGTTCATCGACGCGATGGAAAAACAAGCCAAAGCTCAGGGCAATAAGGAATTTAGCGCGGAGGCGACGAAAAAAGAGTTTGAGGCCGACTACGCTAGCATAAAAAAGCTAAGCAAGGAGGAGCAAGAAGTCGCTTGCCATAAGGGCACGGCCGAGGTTAAGGAGATTACGAATATGCTAAAATCAAGCGGATTGCTAAAATAA
- a CDS encoding molybdopterin-dependent oxidoreductase gives MKRRDFIKFSALAATAAQASRIEGVTQTIFDNKKVFGANRFGLFWANTNSNQIVSVSDFEGDKFPNTMNYSLPDSVQNEARVLYPMVRKSYLKAKGAAKSELRGKEEFVRVSWDVALDLAAKALKEAHEKYGSEAIYGECYWWGGSGKVSWGRTVAHRMLKILGGYVEESGDYSTGAGLVIMPHVLGSSAVYDTPTKWAAIVKNAKNVVFWATDPIVTNQISSVPPTHEGYVGIKELKKSGIKTYSVNAMVNDTARYFGSENIIVRPNTDAALIIGMCHHLFTNKLYDEEFIKKYTVGFNKFKDYFMGETDKVVKDAEWASKICGVAADKIKSFAEALAKEPTTVLIGRALQRADHGEQPFWALIALNAMLGYIGKEGLGFEFSLGYDSGGMTNKISPTLKGISTRISEKYENLGKAPWKDAKNVTIPSSRSIEALEYPGKEIDYDGTKIKLPRMRVAYMASGSMFTRHQDVNNAVKQWRKFETVITAEPYWTSTAKFSDIVLPVAIEVERNDINQTGDSGEYIVAYKPVIAPMGESKSDFWICEQICKRWGYGEAFSEGKDELGWMKEFYADAAEQAKGLNLSMPSFEEFYEKGFVRFEKDDESNALYTRLAAFRENPAKNRLGTPSGKIELYSPTIAKMNYADCPAHPAWIEPFEWLGNASKKHPLHIVSPHSRYRLHSQLNNSIIRNFAEVSGREPMLINPKDAKERGLATGDIARVFNDRGEILTGVLVTDVVPQSVIAICEGAWYDPENWGEKSLCQHGCVNVLTRDKGTSSLAQSNSAHTALAQVEKFKGEIRPITAFSKPKILQSI, from the coding sequence ATGAAAAGACGAGATTTCATCAAATTTTCGGCATTGGCGGCTACGGCTGCGCAGGCTAGCAGGATAGAAGGCGTTACGCAGACGATTTTCGATAACAAAAAGGTATTCGGCGCGAACAGATTCGGGCTTTTTTGGGCAAATACCAACTCAAATCAGATAGTTTCCGTTAGCGATTTCGAGGGCGATAAATTTCCTAATACGATGAATTACAGCCTGCCTGATTCCGTGCAAAACGAGGCTCGCGTGCTGTATCCGATGGTGCGCAAAAGCTATCTAAAAGCCAAGGGCGCGGCTAAATCCGAACTGCGAGGCAAAGAGGAATTCGTGCGCGTTAGTTGGGATGTCGCGCTTGATCTTGCCGCCAAGGCGTTAAAAGAAGCCCACGAGAAATACGGCAGCGAAGCGATCTACGGTGAGTGCTACTGGTGGGGCGGCAGCGGCAAGGTCAGCTGGGGGCGTACGGTCGCTCACAGGATGCTTAAAATTTTAGGCGGCTACGTGGAGGAAAGCGGCGATTATTCGACGGGGGCGGGTCTGGTTATCATGCCTCACGTGCTAGGCTCAAGCGCGGTTTACGATACGCCGACTAAGTGGGCGGCGATAGTTAAAAACGCTAAAAACGTCGTATTTTGGGCGACCGATCCTATCGTAACAAATCAAATTTCATCCGTGCCTCCTACTCACGAGGGCTACGTAGGTATAAAAGAGCTTAAAAAATCGGGCATTAAAACATATAGCGTAAACGCGATGGTAAACGATACGGCGCGCTACTTCGGCTCCGAGAATATCATCGTACGCCCTAATACCGACGCGGCGTTAATTATCGGCATGTGCCACCATCTGTTTACGAACAAGCTCTACGACGAGGAATTTATCAAAAAATACACCGTCGGATTTAATAAATTTAAAGACTACTTTATGGGCGAGACCGACAAAGTCGTAAAAGACGCGGAGTGGGCGAGCAAAATTTGCGGCGTAGCGGCGGATAAGATAAAAAGCTTCGCCGAGGCTTTGGCAAAAGAGCCTACGACCGTGCTTATAGGCCGCGCGCTTCAAAGAGCCGACCACGGCGAGCAGCCTTTCTGGGCGCTTATAGCTCTTAACGCGATGCTAGGCTATATCGGTAAAGAAGGCCTTGGCTTTGAGTTTAGCCTAGGATACGACTCGGGCGGTATGACGAATAAAATTTCACCGACGCTAAAAGGCATCAGCACGCGCATTAGCGAAAAATACGAAAATTTAGGCAAGGCCCCTTGGAAAGACGCTAAAAACGTCACCATTCCGTCCTCTCGTAGCATCGAGGCCTTAGAGTATCCCGGCAAAGAGATCGACTACGACGGCACCAAGATTAAACTACCTCGCATGAGAGTGGCGTATATGGCCTCAGGCTCGATGTTTACGCGCCATCAAGACGTAAACAACGCCGTCAAGCAGTGGAGAAAATTCGAAACCGTCATCACCGCCGAGCCTTATTGGACCAGCACGGCGAAATTTAGCGACATCGTACTACCCGTGGCTATCGAAGTGGAGCGTAACGATATAAACCAAACCGGCGACAGCGGCGAATATATCGTAGCCTATAAACCCGTCATCGCGCCGATGGGCGAGAGCAAGAGCGACTTTTGGATCTGCGAGCAAATTTGCAAACGCTGGGGCTACGGCGAGGCGTTTAGCGAGGGCAAGGACGAGCTCGGCTGGATGAAGGAATTTTACGCCGACGCGGCCGAGCAGGCCAAGGGGCTAAATTTAAGCATGCCTAGCTTTGAGGAATTTTACGAAAAAGGATTCGTGAGATTTGAAAAAGACGACGAGAGCAACGCGCTCTACACTCGCCTAGCCGCCTTCCGCGAAAACCCCGCTAAAAACCGTCTAGGAACTCCGTCGGGTAAAATCGAGCTATACTCGCCGACGATAGCGAAGATGAACTACGCCGACTGCCCTGCGCACCCTGCGTGGATCGAGCCTTTTGAATGGCTAGGCAACGCGAGCAAGAAGCATCCGCTGCATATCGTCAGCCCGCACTCTCGCTACCGCCTGCACAGCCAGTTAAACAACTCTATTATCAGAAATTTCGCCGAAGTCAGCGGACGCGAACCGATGCTAATCAACCCGAAAGACGCCAAAGAACGCGGTCTAGCTACGGGCGATATAGCGCGCGTATTTAACGATAGAGGCGAAATTTTAACGGGCGTTTTAGTAACCGACGTCGTGCCGCAAAGCGTCATAGCTATCTGCGAGGGCGCGTGGTACGACCCGGAAAATTGGGGCGAAAAGAGCCTATGCCAGCACGGCTGCGTAAACGTCCTAACACGCGACAAAGGCACTTCAAGCCTAGCGCAAAGCAACTCGGCTCACACCGCGCTAGCGCAGGTCGAGAAATTTAAAGGAGAGATTAGGCCGATAACGGCGTTTTCAAAACCAAAAATCCTACAAAGCATTTAA
- a CDS encoding DUF805 domain-containing protein, with amino-acid sequence MTFMESVRTCLKENYCNFEGRAPRSEYWWFTLFGVLLGIVTSVLDGFLGTYTVTSSGETIGFINLIFLLAMLLPSIAVAVRRLHDTDRSGWFYLLNLIPLIGSIILIVFFVQQGTNGRNRFGDDPL; translated from the coding sequence ATGACTTTTATGGAGTCGGTGCGAACTTGTCTGAAAGAAAACTATTGTAACTTTGAGGGGCGCGCGCCGCGTTCAGAGTATTGGTGGTTCACATTATTTGGGGTACTTTTGGGAATAGTAACGTCGGTACTAGACGGCTTTTTAGGCACATATACCGTTACTAGTTCCGGCGAAACGATCGGTTTTATTAACTTAATCTTTTTGTTGGCAATGCTTTTGCCTTCTATCGCCGTAGCGGTAAGGCGCCTGCATGATACCGATAGAAGCGGCTGGTTTTATCTATTAAATCTTATCCCGCTAATAGGCTCGATCATACTGATCGTATTTTTCGTACAGCAAGGCACTAACGGACGCAACCGCTTTGGAGACGATCCGTTGTGA
- a CDS encoding NINE protein codes for MGNDIWGGETNPACLANIKKKAVNLNSQKPLAVAQESSELKDAQQSSGDEILKSSTGENYNDEILGANLDQAEAASSQTGFSGANSGAFGNSGGSNFGSSLGGANGSSNFTAASGSVNFNASGGSANFGGSVGGGNFNADNGSNFNNGGGNLKFNGGGSNFNGDYEGGYTASSNIAAKAYDINKAYAFYVVLGAFGAHRFYLGRIVSAVFQLLGGLGFIIWAVLAGAFLLIQSDLFIEIMAQLRPDSNITASDVQEVAANLKNPFMVFSLPNVIFLIWLISDFFKLGSMVREQNARLGLGEVDFVYERDDRSAESLSNARVPLYIALGLNLLNVAAYYIDSVKAEEVGNISFIATICFAVGLYFASRSMRSKRLLFNFTIFGVFWYLNALVLVGRVFFENSMLLTALATFCTAVFLPFALLVCKELSDCSGEKTYLRAFYVFALLSIIDIALSVLNSSLYLLASNIGSVITAIFGIGAVYGTTEFRASRNNYDLAHLGMHVRQMNNDPMD; via the coding sequence ATGGGAAACGACATCTGGGGCGGTGAAACCAATCCCGCTTGCCTTGCGAACATCAAAAAAAAGGCAGTAAATTTAAACTCCCAAAAGCCGCTAGCTGTGGCACAGGAAAGCTCGGAGCTAAAAGACGCGCAGCAAAGCTCGGGCGATGAAATTTTAAAAAGCTCGACCGGCGAAAATTATAACGATGAAATTTTAGGCGCAAATTTAGACCAAGCAGAAGCTGCCTCGTCACAAACGGGCTTCTCGGGCGCAAATTCCGGCGCTTTTGGTAACTCGGGCGGCTCGAATTTCGGCAGCAGCCTGGGCGGCGCAAACGGAAGTTCAAATTTTACCGCGGCTAGCGGCAGCGTAAATTTTAATGCTTCAGGCGGTAGCGCAAATTTTGGCGGAAGCGTTGGCGGCGGAAATTTTAACGCAGACAATGGCTCAAATTTTAATAACGGCGGCGGCAATTTAAAATTTAACGGCGGTGGTTCAAATTTTAACGGCGATTATGAGGGCGGATACACCGCCTCGTCCAATATCGCGGCTAAGGCTTACGATATAAATAAGGCCTATGCGTTTTACGTCGTTTTGGGCGCTTTTGGAGCGCACCGCTTCTATCTTGGACGCATAGTCTCTGCTGTATTTCAGCTTTTAGGAGGGTTGGGGTTTATAATATGGGCAGTGCTTGCGGGGGCGTTTTTACTGATACAAAGCGATTTGTTTATCGAGATTATGGCTCAGCTACGCCCAGATTCCAATATTACCGCCTCGGATGTGCAGGAGGTAGCTGCAAATCTAAAAAATCCTTTTATGGTATTTTCCCTGCCGAATGTGATATTTTTGATCTGGCTTATTAGCGATTTTTTTAAACTCGGCTCGATGGTTCGGGAGCAAAATGCGCGCCTAGGCTTGGGCGAAGTGGATTTCGTATATGAGCGGGACGATAGGAGCGCGGAGAGTCTATCAAATGCCAGAGTACCGCTTTACATCGCGCTTGGGTTAAATTTATTAAACGTTGCGGCGTATTATATTGATTCCGTCAAGGCGGAGGAAGTTGGCAATATCTCATTCATAGCTACCATCTGTTTTGCCGTGGGATTGTATTTCGCCTCCAGAAGCATGCGCTCAAAGAGGCTACTTTTTAACTTCACGATATTTGGCGTATTTTGGTATTTAAACGCTCTGGTGCTTGTAGGACGCGTTTTTTTCGAAAATTCTATGCTGCTAACGGCTTTGGCTACCTTTTGTACCGCCGTTTTTTTGCCGTTTGCGCTTTTGGTTTGCAAGGAGCTTTCCGACTGCTCGGGCGAAAAAACCTATCTGCGAGCGTTTTACGTATTTGCACTGCTAAGCATCATAGATATCGCTTTAAGCGTGCTAAATTCCTCGCTTTATCTACTTGCATCCAATATTGGCTCGGTGATCACGGCGATATTCGGCATCGGCGCAGTTTATGGCACGACGGAATTTCGCGCCTCACGAAACAACTACGATCTGGCGCATCTTGGTATGCACGTAAGGCAGATGAATAACGATCCTATGGACTGA
- the luxS gene encoding S-ribosylhomocysteine lyase has protein sequence MPLLDSFCVDHVRMNAPGVRLAKTMKTPKGDDISVFDLRFCKPNEEILPEKGIHTLEHLFAGFMRDHLNGKGVEIIDISPMGCRTGFYMSVIGVPSEEAVKAAWTASMKDILGVKNQEDIPELNKYQCGTYKMHSLDEAHAIASKILERGLITIDNEEIALDVAAMGLKKH, from the coding sequence ATGCCTCTACTAGATAGTTTTTGCGTCGATCACGTGAGGATGAACGCGCCCGGAGTGCGCCTGGCAAAGACGATGAAAACGCCAAAGGGCGACGATATAAGCGTGTTTGATTTGCGTTTTTGCAAGCCAAACGAAGAAATCTTGCCCGAAAAAGGCATCCATACGCTAGAGCACCTATTTGCGGGCTTTATGCGAGATCATTTAAACGGCAAGGGCGTTGAAATCATCGATATCTCGCCGATGGGCTGCAGAACGGGCTTTTATATGAGCGTGATCGGCGTGCCGAGCGAGGAGGCGGTCAAGGCCGCATGGACGGCGTCGATGAAGGATATCCTGGGCGTCAAAAACCAAGAAGACATCCCCGAGCTAAACAAATACCAGTGCGGCACGTACAAGATGCATTCGCTTGACGAAGCGCACGCGATCGCAAGCAAAATTTTAGAGCGCGGACTAATCACGATAGATAACGAAGAGATCGCGCTAGACGTCGCTGCGATGGGGCTTAAAAAGCACTGA